One genomic segment of Hordeum vulgare subsp. vulgare chromosome 2H, MorexV3_pseudomolecules_assembly, whole genome shotgun sequence includes these proteins:
- the LOC123426007 gene encoding ras-related protein RABH1b → MAPVSALAKYKLVFLGDQSVGKTSIITRFMYDKFDNTYQATIGIDFLSKTMYLEDRTVRLQLWDTAGQERFRSLIPSYIRDSSVAVIVFDVASRQSFLNTSKWIEEVRTERGSDVIIVLVGNKTDLVDKRQVSIEEGEGKAKDLGVMFIETSAKAGFNIKALFRKIAAALPGMETLSSAKQEDMVDVNLKSSNANSSQSQAQAGGCSC, encoded by the exons ATGGCCCCCGTGTCGGCTCTGGCCAAGTACAAGCTGGTCTTCCTCGGCGACCAGTCCGTCGGCAAGACCAGCATCATCACCCGCTTCATGTATGACAAGTTCGACAACACCTACCAG GCTAcgattggtattgatttcctgtcgAAGACAATGTATCTTGAAGATAGAACTGTGAGACTCCAACTCTG GGATACAGCTGGTCAGGAAAGATTCAGGAGTTTAATTCCAAGTTACATCAGAGACTCTTCAGTTGCTGTTATTGTATTTGATGTTGCAA GCAGGCAGTCTTTCTTAAACACGTCGAAGTGGATAGAGGAAGTTCGCACTGAGAGGGGCAGTGATGTCATTATTGTGCTTGTCGGGAACAAAACTGACCTTGTGGACAAGAG GCAAGTCTCCATTGAGGAAGGAGAaggcaaggcaaaggacctcggtgtGATGTTTATTGAGACCAGTGCTAAAGCTGGTTTTAACATTAAG GCTCTGTTCCGCAAGATTGCTGCTGCACTGCCTGGAATGGAGACCCTTTCGTCAGCAAAGCAGGAAGACATGGTTGATGTGAACTTAAAGTCCAGCAATGCTAACTCATCTCAGTCGCAGGCACAGGCCGGGGGATGCAGTTGTTAG